The sequence TATCGTTAGGCGATTGTTTGCGTGTGCGTACGTCAGGCGCTGGCCGTTGCTCTTGACGGAGTCGACTTTTAGCACTGAGTTGAGGTCCAGAAAAAACTGGCTGATCGCGCTGCTGGCGGGGCGCAGGGTTACGGTCGTCGCGGCGGTCAGGTAGTTGGGCGTGTGCGTCAGGCGCAGGTCGAGTCCGTAGTAGGTGACGTCGATGGTCGCGTCGCCCGCCGACTGCACGGCGGGCCCCAGCAGCCGGGCCGATCCCTGACTCAGTCGACCCGGTTGCCCGAAAAAACGCACCTTCCCGGCCACGCAGGCATCGGTTCCGGGTACGTCCATACTGCCCGAGCCGGCGGGTACGTTGGTCTGCGCCCACACGCTGGTTGTCAGCAGGCAGCCTAGCAAGAAGAAGTAATTCATAAGCGCTGTCACCTAGCACCGCGGGGGATTGCCGGTCCGCTGACGGACGCGGATCGTTGCGGCCGCTACTTTAGTTGGATTGAAATAGTTTTTCCGGCTTCGCCGACGACCACTTTGCAGTCGTCGTAAGACGGGGCCGACATGCGAGGGCGTACGTTGTTGCTGAATCCATAGGGTTCGGTGGGGATACCAAACATCTTTTTGTCAATCTTGTCGTTGCCGTTTACGTCGTGGTAAATAGCCAGCGCGTAGGTGCCGGGGTCTACCTCAAACGTCGCCTGAACCGTCCGGCCCGTTGCCCCAATCGATTTGGCCTGTGCGGGTTTGGCTTTGTCG comes from Fibrella aestuarina BUZ 2 and encodes:
- a CDS encoding DUF2141 domain-containing protein, whose translation is MLIFLLALTSLFTSHPPVKKTTLTVEAQNIRELKGQVRFGLFTSENGFPDKAKPAQAKSIGATGRTVQATFEVDPGTYALAIYHDVNGNDKIDKKMFGIPTEPYGFSNNVRPRMSAPSYDDCKVVVGEAGKTISIQLK